A part of Solibacillus sp. FSL H8-0538 genomic DNA contains:
- the yhaM gene encoding 3'-5' exoribonuclease YhaM, translating to MEGITKLQVGEQVDQFLLIKQASKGVTTVGKPFMSLVLQDKSGDIEAKLWDTNEEHEQTYRAEAIVRVGGEIHDYRGKNQLRIKQIRLARPEEGVQINDLVPSSATPKEVLYDELTQYFFEIKNPHISRITRHLIKKYEEEFLVYPAASKNHHDYASGLLDHVVSMLRLGKAICELYPTLNRDLMFSGIILHDIGKVIELTGPVATAYTVEGNLLGHITIMVNEIGQAAKELNIEGEEIMLLQHLVLSHHGKEEWGSPKKPMIQEAEILHYIDNIDAKMNMLTRALDKTKPGEFTERLFPLDNRSFYKPSI from the coding sequence GTGGAAGGAATTACAAAACTCCAAGTAGGGGAACAGGTTGATCAGTTTTTATTAATTAAACAAGCTAGTAAAGGTGTTACTACGGTCGGAAAGCCATTTATGTCACTTGTTTTACAAGATAAAAGTGGGGATATTGAGGCTAAGTTATGGGATACAAACGAAGAGCATGAGCAAACATACCGTGCGGAGGCAATCGTACGTGTAGGCGGCGAAATCCATGATTATCGTGGTAAAAACCAATTACGCATTAAGCAAATTCGTCTAGCTCGTCCAGAAGAAGGCGTGCAAATTAATGATTTAGTACCATCATCTGCTACACCAAAAGAGGTGCTGTATGATGAGCTAACGCAATATTTCTTTGAAATAAAAAATCCACATATTTCACGGATTACGCGTCACTTAATTAAAAAATATGAGGAAGAGTTTTTAGTGTATCCTGCAGCGTCTAAAAATCACCATGATTATGCTTCAGGGTTACTTGATCATGTTGTATCTATGCTGCGCCTAGGGAAAGCCATTTGTGAGCTATACCCAACATTAAACCGAGATTTAATGTTCTCTGGGATTATTCTTCATGATATTGGTAAAGTAATTGAATTAACAGGCCCAGTAGCAACGGCTTACACTGTAGAGGGTAATTTACTAGGCCATATTACAATTATGGTGAATGAAATCGGCCAAGCTGCAAAAGAGCTGAATATTGAAGGCGAAGAAATTATGCTGCTGCAACATTTAGTATTGTCGCATCATGGCAAAGAAGAATGGGGTAGCCCGAAAAAGCCAATGATTCAAGAGGCAGAAATTCTTCATTACATCGATAATATTGATGCCAAAATGAATATGTTAACGCGTGCTTTAGATAAAACGAAACCAGGTGAATTTACAGAGCGTTTATTCCCACTGGATAATCGTTCGTTCTATAAGCCATCTATTTAA
- a CDS encoding YhzD family protein — translation MENYRFTAFEKTGETLFDEVWAFESDAKAKLEGQKQIEEKGVAEKTHRLVNVTGKLILFHV, via the coding sequence ATGGAGAATTATCGATTCACAGCATTTGAAAAAACAGGGGAAACGCTTTTTGATGAAGTTTGGGCATTCGAAAGCGATGCAAAAGCGAAATTAGAAGGCCAAAAGCAAATTGAAGAAAAAGGCGTAGCAGAAAAAACACACCGTCTTGTTAACGTAACTGGTAAACTTATTTTATTCCATGTATAA
- a CDS encoding enoyl-CoA hydratase, producing MEYDTIQLEIYDRRAVLLLSRPNAMNAMDYNMMRELADCFEQLHKEESVQVLVIKGEGKVFSAGGDVKMMLKSEDPNDFEKIMSVITRLVRAFYTLPMITIAKIHGAAAGLGFSLALGSDIIVAETPSKIAMNFIGIGLIPDGGGHFFMQERVGTMKAKQLIWEGKVMNGDEAASLGLIDYNVPEGAAAATVDQIVGKLLASPIAAMIETKKILHAQKLPQLEGILTSEAEGQTKMRKTQDHLEGIQAFVEKRLPEFIGK from the coding sequence TTGGAATATGATACAATTCAATTGGAAATTTATGATCGTAGAGCGGTTTTATTGTTAAGTCGTCCAAACGCCATGAACGCAATGGACTATAACATGATGCGCGAACTAGCAGATTGCTTTGAGCAGTTACATAAAGAAGAATCTGTGCAAGTATTAGTTATTAAAGGTGAGGGCAAGGTGTTTTCAGCAGGTGGCGATGTGAAAATGATGCTGAAGTCTGAAGATCCGAATGATTTTGAAAAGATTATGAGTGTTATTACTAGATTAGTTCGCGCTTTTTATACATTGCCGATGATTACTATTGCAAAAATACATGGTGCAGCAGCAGGTCTTGGCTTCAGCCTCGCACTGGGCAGTGATATCATTGTTGCAGAAACGCCAAGTAAGATTGCGATGAATTTTATTGGTATAGGGCTTATTCCTGACGGCGGTGGTCATTTCTTTATGCAGGAACGTGTCGGAACAATGAAGGCAAAGCAGCTCATTTGGGAAGGCAAGGTCATGAACGGCGATGAAGCAGCAAGTCTTGGATTAATTGATTATAATGTACCTGAAGGCGCGGCTGCCGCAACGGTCGATCAAATTGTTGGGAAATTATTAGCCTCGCCAATTGCAGCCATGATTGAAACAAAAAAGATTTTACACGCCCAAAAACTACCGCAGCTAGAAGGTATTTTAACTAGCGAGGCAGAGGGGCAAACAAAGATGCGCAAAACGCAAGACCATCTTGAGGGCATTCAAGCATTTGTTGAAAAACGTTTGCCTGAATTTATTGGTAAATAA
- the serA gene encoding phosphoglycerate dehydrogenase, which produces MVTATATKTINVFIADPLSEDGIFPLRQETGLDLNIIIDTGLTPEQLISKIEDVDVLLVRSQTTVTREIIEAAKNLKLIGRAGVGVDNIDLTAATEHGIIVVNAPDGNTNSAAEHTIAMMTSLARYIPQAFNTLKNGKWDRKSYVGVELKNKTLGVIGMGRIGAEVAYRAKGQRMNVIAYDPFLTEERAIELGVTKGTVDEVCVAADFITVHTPLLPETRNIINKERFAIMKDGVRIINCARGGIINEDDLYDAIVEGKVVGAALDVFIEEPATDHKLLTLPQVIATPHLGASTVEAQESVAVDVSNDIIKFYKTGTVTNPVNMPSIPKEKLAEVEPFFALADKLGKFLIQVTGEVVKELNISYAGDVANYDVRPLTANAIKGLLSTNHGTHVNDVNARYLAERIGMKINEHKTTTAKGFTNLITVEIKTKNEVHTVAGTLLNGLGARIVKVENFVVDVIPEGHLLYIKNTDKPGAIGRVATKLAEKNINIATMQVGRAQIGGTAVMMLTVDNEVTTEDLTFVGQLENIDEVKAITL; this is translated from the coding sequence ATGGTAACAGCAACAGCAACAAAAACAATTAACGTATTTATCGCAGATCCACTTAGTGAAGATGGTATTTTTCCACTTCGTCAAGAAACAGGTTTAGACTTAAATATTATTATTGATACAGGTCTTACACCAGAACAGTTAATTTCAAAAATCGAGGATGTAGATGTATTACTAGTACGTTCTCAAACAACTGTTACACGCGAAATTATTGAAGCAGCTAAAAACTTAAAATTAATCGGACGCGCTGGTGTTGGTGTTGATAACATTGATTTAACAGCAGCAACGGAGCACGGTATTATCGTAGTTAATGCTCCAGACGGCAACACAAACTCTGCAGCTGAACATACCATTGCAATGATGACATCACTTGCACGCTACATCCCACAAGCATTTAACACACTAAAAAATGGAAAATGGGATCGTAAATCATATGTAGGTGTTGAGCTAAAAAATAAAACATTAGGTGTTATCGGTATGGGCCGCATTGGTGCTGAAGTGGCATACCGTGCAAAAGGTCAACGTATGAACGTTATCGCGTATGACCCATTCCTAACTGAAGAACGCGCGATAGAACTTGGCGTAACAAAAGGTACAGTGGATGAAGTATGTGTCGCAGCTGATTTTATTACAGTACACACTCCATTACTTCCTGAAACACGCAATATCATTAACAAAGAACGCTTTGCCATTATGAAAGACGGCGTACGCATTATTAACTGTGCTCGCGGCGGAATCATTAACGAAGATGATTTATATGATGCAATCGTAGAAGGTAAAGTTGTTGGTGCAGCACTTGACGTATTCATTGAAGAGCCTGCAACAGATCACAAATTATTAACATTACCACAAGTGATTGCAACACCACACCTTGGTGCATCTACTGTTGAAGCACAAGAATCTGTAGCGGTTGACGTTTCAAACGACATTATTAAATTTTATAAAACAGGCACAGTAACAAATCCAGTAAACATGCCTTCAATTCCAAAAGAAAAGCTGGCGGAAGTAGAACCTTTCTTCGCATTAGCCGATAAGCTTGGTAAATTCTTAATCCAAGTTACTGGAGAAGTTGTAAAAGAATTAAATATTTCTTATGCTGGCGATGTAGCGAACTATGACGTACGTCCACTAACTGCTAACGCAATCAAAGGATTACTTTCTACAAACCATGGTACACATGTTAATGACGTAAACGCTCGTTACCTTGCAGAACGTATTGGCATGAAAATTAATGAACATAAAACAACAACTGCTAAAGGTTTCACAAACTTAATTACAGTTGAAATTAAAACAAAAAATGAAGTACACACAGTTGCAGGTACGCTTCTTAACGGTTTAGGGGCACGCATTGTGAAAGTAGAAAACTTCGTAGTAGATGTTATCCCTGAAGGTCATCTTCTATACATTAAAAACACGGACAAACCAGGTGCTATCGGTCGTGTAGCAACTAAGCTTGCTGAAAAAAATATCAATATCGCAACAATGCAAGTAGGACGCGCTCAAATAGGTGGAACTGCTGTAATGATGCTAACGGTTGATAATGAAGTAACTACAGAAGACTTAACATTCGTTGGGCAACTTGAAAACATCGACGAAGTAAAAGCAATCACACTTTAA
- a CDS encoding polysaccharide deacetylase family protein, translating into MKKCWLMICMIITALIVFQWSHQQGFAAEQVQVKTLLNGANLYSEDYLTVVNIVPKNGFVLILEEQEVWSKVSYQNEIGYVKNAALSHTKPTLKRVVSQSSPIVRLTNEKHAQQIGTLELNTFVTVYADTENGFSLIQSGDFFGYVYSTVLATPSITKMVVHDKKGAAVRQLTDMSQPISTTLVHKTVVDVYSLANGWAFIQADGIKGYVIDSKLKAITVQTGKYNVGVVSTSKRVALTFDDGPHPKVTRQILETLNKYNALATFFITGRRVEISPTVLKEIAAAGHEIGNHTYNHPKLTTLKLKEAKSQIDLTNKLVKSIIGIEPSLFRPPYGAYNEQIQAQLEVPLIMWSVDTLDWQHRNPQKLLQNVKAQTKNGSIILMHDVHQTTADGLDAVLAYLTQQGYEFVTVSEILN; encoded by the coding sequence ATGAAAAAGTGCTGGCTTATGATATGTATGATTATTACAGCATTGATCGTTTTTCAATGGTCTCACCAGCAAGGGTTTGCTGCTGAACAAGTACAAGTTAAAACACTGTTAAACGGAGCAAATTTATATAGTGAGGATTATTTAACTGTAGTAAATATTGTCCCGAAAAATGGATTTGTTCTTATTCTTGAAGAACAGGAAGTATGGAGCAAAGTAAGCTATCAAAATGAGATAGGCTATGTTAAAAACGCAGCCCTATCACACACAAAACCTACTTTAAAACGAGTAGTCTCACAGAGTTCACCGATTGTACGTTTAACGAATGAAAAACATGCACAGCAGATCGGAACATTAGAATTAAATACATTTGTAACTGTTTATGCTGATACCGAAAACGGTTTTTCACTTATCCAAAGCGGCGATTTTTTTGGCTACGTTTATTCCACTGTCCTAGCTACACCATCCATTACTAAAATGGTTGTACACGATAAAAAAGGCGCCGCGGTTCGCCAACTAACAGACATGTCACAACCGATTTCCACGACGCTTGTGCATAAAACCGTCGTGGATGTCTACTCATTGGCAAATGGATGGGCATTTATTCAAGCTGACGGAATCAAAGGTTATGTAATCGACAGCAAACTAAAAGCAATTACGGTTCAAACAGGAAAATATAACGTTGGTGTTGTATCTACTAGTAAACGTGTAGCCCTAACATTTGATGATGGCCCGCATCCAAAGGTGACACGTCAAATTTTAGAAACACTTAATAAATACAATGCGCTGGCAACGTTTTTCATTACTGGAAGACGTGTTGAAATTAGTCCTACAGTGTTAAAAGAAATTGCCGCAGCAGGTCACGAAATCGGCAACCATACCTATAATCACCCGAAGCTCACGACACTTAAGTTAAAAGAAGCAAAATCACAAATAGACTTGACTAATAAACTAGTAAAATCAATTATTGGAATTGAGCCTAGTTTATTCCGACCGCCATATGGTGCCTACAATGAACAAATACAAGCGCAATTAGAAGTCCCTTTAATTATGTGGTCTGTTGATACGCTAGACTGGCAGCACCGCAACCCCCAAAAATTGTTACAAAATGTGAAGGCACAAACGAAAAATGGCAGTATTATATTAATGCATGATGTTCACCAAACAACAGCAGATGGACTAGATGCTGTGCTTGCTTATTTAACGCAGCAAGGCTATGAGTTCGTCACTGTTTCCGAAATACTTAACTAA
- a CDS encoding DNA polymerase III subunit delta, giving the protein MEMIKKCMCENCGRSNEVVEIEQLSISGHVAELCVTCAHILSQTINRESYYELCRKKDVKSSNKEMQKVHHKLSMLIAVGMVFIVTITALGISQNLHTVSGTLANADQLQQAHNYMSFVHLKQLK; this is encoded by the coding sequence GTGGAAATGATAAAAAAATGTATGTGTGAAAATTGCGGGCGTTCAAATGAAGTTGTAGAAATAGAACAGCTGTCGATCAGTGGTCACGTAGCAGAGCTTTGTGTGACATGCGCACATATTTTATCACAAACGATAAATCGCGAAAGCTATTATGAACTTTGTCGAAAAAAAGATGTGAAATCATCCAATAAAGAAATGCAAAAGGTGCATCACAAGTTATCAATGCTAATCGCAGTCGGAATGGTCTTTATTGTTACAATTACGGCCCTCGGGATATCACAAAATTTACACACAGTGTCTGGCACTTTAGCAAATGCTGATCAACTACAACAAGCACATAACTATATGTCTTTCGTACATTTAAAACAGTTGAAATAA
- a CDS encoding HAD family hydrolase: MSIKTIIFDLDDTLLWDQQSVKTAFEKTCDYANEVHNVNAVQLEEAVRAAARQLYEGYETYDYTVQIGINPFEGLWGTFDDPTPQFQKMKEIVPGYRAQAWTNGLAALGVNDAVFGAELGERFVAERKKAPFLYEDTFAVLDELKGNYQLILLTNGAPSLQNLKLEITPEIAPYFDHIIISGDFGKGKPDASIFEFVMDKAQVMTENGIMVGDNLMTDILGSSRVGMRNVWINRENKAHNPEVTPTYEVTSLTQFLELVKGL; the protein is encoded by the coding sequence ATGTCTATTAAAACAATTATTTTCGACTTAGATGATACATTATTATGGGATCAACAATCGGTAAAAACGGCTTTTGAAAAAACATGTGACTATGCAAATGAAGTACATAATGTAAATGCTGTGCAGTTAGAAGAAGCAGTGCGCGCTGCAGCAAGACAGCTTTATGAAGGGTATGAAACATATGATTACACAGTGCAAATCGGTATAAACCCGTTCGAAGGATTATGGGGAACATTTGATGATCCAACACCACAGTTTCAGAAGATGAAGGAAATTGTACCGGGCTACCGTGCGCAGGCTTGGACAAATGGGTTAGCGGCATTAGGTGTTAACGATGCAGTATTTGGTGCTGAGCTAGGCGAACGCTTTGTGGCAGAACGCAAGAAAGCTCCATTCTTATATGAAGATACATTTGCCGTTTTAGATGAATTAAAAGGGAACTATCAATTAATATTGTTAACAAACGGTGCACCAAGCTTACAAAATTTAAAGCTTGAAATTACACCTGAAATTGCGCCATACTTTGACCATATTATTATTTCAGGTGATTTCGGTAAAGGGAAGCCAGATGCATCAATTTTTGAATTTGTTATGGATAAGGCCCAAGTAATGACTGAAAATGGTATAATGGTAGGAGATAATTTAATGACAGATATTTTAGGTTCTTCTCGCGTCGGTATGCGTAATGTATGGATTAACCGTGAAAATAAAGCGCATAACCCAGAAGTAACGCCAACTTATGAGGTTACATCACTAACGCAGTTTTTAGAGCTTGTAAAAGGGCTTTAA
- a CDS encoding DUF3006 domain-containing protein: MNSSKYTLDRFEGDYAIFLKRPEEQEPLLILRTAIQVPVKQGDIVHIQDDGKSYTIEVLQDETASQQERIQKLMQQLRNGK; encoded by the coding sequence GTGAACTCGAGTAAATATACGTTAGACCGCTTTGAAGGCGATTATGCGATTTTTTTAAAACGACCAGAGGAACAAGAGCCATTACTAATCCTGCGTACAGCAATCCAGGTTCCGGTGAAGCAAGGAGATATCGTCCACATTCAAGACGACGGTAAATCATATACGATTGAGGTTTTACAAGACGAGACAGCCTCACAACAAGAGCGTATTCAAAAACTAATGCAGCAGTTGCGCAACGGCAAATAG
- a CDS encoding MBL fold metallo-hydrolase, producing MKKILLMFFVLLIAGCTEVTNEPNATNLATSGKEMSVHFIDVGQGDSILIQSPNGKTMLIDGGVKGAGKNIVAYLKEQGVTKLDYVVATHPDADHIGGLIAVLNSISIKNFIDSGKVHTSQTFEEMLTLINEKNIPYRVPNTDDSINLDRDLTIDVLSADEHASDNNDASIVLRVAYGDISFLLMGDAGVEMEREMLERTNVHATILKAGHHGSNTSSSQLFIEAVDPQATILSYGQDNQYGHPHAEVIAYLQEVDSDIFSTAEAGTIVITTDGNSYSTAAPQWTGIGATSSISIKPPTTSSDKVELVSQDVNAEIIEIKNKSSDAVNLQGWQLVSVEGAQVFNFPNRTLQAGELIYVTSGPDAKASSNSLEWTRRQIWLNSGDAAQLRNAKGEVVSELE from the coding sequence ATGAAAAAGATATTGTTAATGTTTTTTGTACTACTCATTGCTGGTTGTACAGAAGTAACAAATGAGCCGAACGCAACAAACCTAGCGACATCTGGCAAGGAAATGTCTGTTCATTTTATCGACGTTGGTCAGGGGGATTCAATATTGATTCAATCCCCGAATGGCAAAACGATGCTGATTGACGGCGGAGTGAAGGGTGCGGGAAAAAATATTGTTGCCTATTTGAAAGAGCAAGGCGTGACAAAACTGGATTATGTTGTCGCAACGCATCCAGATGCTGACCATATTGGTGGGCTTATTGCTGTGTTGAACTCGATATCGATTAAAAACTTTATTGATTCTGGCAAGGTCCATACTTCCCAAACGTTTGAGGAAATGCTAACGCTAATTAATGAGAAAAATATCCCGTACAGAGTGCCAAATACGGATGATTCAATTAATTTAGATAGAGATTTAACAATTGACGTGTTGAGTGCCGATGAACATGCCTCTGACAATAACGATGCATCGATTGTGCTGCGCGTTGCTTACGGAGATATATCGTTTTTGTTAATGGGTGATGCAGGTGTTGAGATGGAACGTGAGATGCTTGAGCGCACAAATGTCCATGCGACGATTTTAAAAGCGGGGCACCACGGTTCGAATACGAGTAGCTCGCAATTATTTATTGAGGCAGTCGATCCACAAGCAACTATTTTAAGCTACGGACAGGACAATCAATACGGCCACCCGCATGCGGAAGTTATTGCCTATTTACAAGAGGTGGATAGTGATATTTTTAGTACAGCAGAAGCTGGAACAATTGTTATTACAACAGACGGGAACTCTTACAGTACTGCTGCACCTCAGTGGACAGGTATCGGCGCGACTAGTTCGATTTCGATTAAGCCCCCTACAACAAGTTCAGATAAGGTGGAGCTTGTAAGTCAAGATGTAAATGCAGAAATCATAGAGATTAAAAATAAGAGCAGTGACGCGGTTAATTTACAAGGTTGGCAGCTCGTTTCAGTGGAAGGTGCGCAAGTATTTAATTTCCCGAATAGGACGCTTCAAGCTGGGGAGTTGATTTATGTAACGAGTGGACCGGATGCGAAAGCAAGTTCCAATTCACTTGAATGGACGAGAAGACAAATTTGGCTGAACTCAGGGGATGCCGCACAATTACGGAACGCAAAAGGGGAAGTTGTGAGTGAACTCGAGTAA
- a CDS encoding aldehyde dehydrogenase produces the protein MTKTETMLKEVKLFINGEYVESSSNRLFEVKNPATQEVIAKVHEASFQDVDRACNAARKAFEEGPWRTMSVSERCEKIRRMAEIIIERKEELARLEAMDVGKPYQTAVEREIPRAAENLKFFADFMEKQGGEVYPMDDQFLNYTRYEPVGVAALITPWNLPFMLTTWKLGPCLATGNTAVIKPAEVTPLTVSLLGEIAKEAGIPDGVVNVVHGFGTQSAGEFMTTHPEVDLISFTGETSTGKAIMKNGADSLKKVSFELGGKAANIIFEDANLDKAIPVSIQAAFMNSGQVCLAGSRILVQRTILDEFLTRFKEAAMNLVVGDPQDPSTNMGPVVSEAHYNKVTSYIDIAEFENSKLIYGAKRPNLPEHLKTGYYLLPTIYLQENYQARICQEEIFGPIVTIIPFDTEEEALKIANSTDYGLNAIIWTQNLQRAHNISHDVRAGTIWVNCWFVRDLRAPFGGYKKSGVGREGGHHSLEFFTEAKNICIALQ, from the coding sequence ATGACAAAAACTGAAACGATGCTAAAAGAAGTAAAGTTATTCATTAACGGAGAGTATGTTGAGTCATCATCTAATAGATTGTTTGAAGTGAAAAATCCAGCGACACAAGAAGTCATTGCCAAAGTGCACGAAGCAAGTTTCCAAGATGTTGACCGCGCATGCAATGCTGCAAGAAAAGCGTTTGAAGAAGGACCATGGCGGACAATGTCTGTATCAGAGCGTTGTGAAAAAATTCGTCGCATGGCAGAAATCATTATTGAGCGTAAGGAAGAATTGGCTCGACTTGAGGCAATGGATGTAGGGAAGCCGTACCAAACGGCTGTGGAACGAGAAATTCCACGCGCTGCAGAAAATTTAAAGTTCTTCGCTGATTTTATGGAAAAACAAGGTGGAGAAGTGTACCCAATGGATGATCAATTTTTAAACTATACGCGTTATGAACCTGTGGGTGTTGCAGCGCTAATCACACCGTGGAACTTACCATTTATGCTGACAACGTGGAAACTTGGCCCATGTTTAGCAACTGGTAATACAGCAGTTATTAAGCCAGCTGAAGTGACGCCACTTACCGTTTCGCTATTGGGAGAAATAGCAAAAGAAGCTGGCATTCCAGATGGCGTAGTAAATGTAGTACACGGTTTTGGGACACAATCAGCTGGTGAATTTATGACAACACATCCTGAAGTTGATTTAATTTCCTTTACAGGAGAAACGTCAACAGGGAAAGCGATTATGAAAAATGGTGCAGATTCATTAAAGAAAGTATCGTTTGAATTAGGTGGTAAAGCTGCAAATATCATTTTTGAGGATGCAAACCTAGACAAAGCAATTCCTGTATCGATTCAAGCGGCATTTATGAATTCAGGTCAAGTATGTTTAGCTGGCTCCCGTATTTTAGTACAGCGCACGATACTAGACGAGTTTTTAACACGCTTTAAAGAAGCGGCAATGAATCTTGTTGTAGGGGATCCGCAAGATCCATCGACGAATATGGGACCAGTCGTTAGCGAAGCGCATTATAATAAAGTTACAAGTTATATAGATATTGCTGAATTTGAAAACTCGAAACTAATTTATGGAGCGAAAAGACCAAACTTACCGGAGCATTTAAAAACAGGTTACTATTTGCTCCCAACTATATACTTACAAGAAAACTATCAAGCGCGCATTTGCCAAGAAGAAATTTTCGGTCCAATTGTAACAATTATTCCATTTGATACAGAAGAGGAAGCATTAAAAATTGCTAACAGTACAGACTATGGATTAAATGCGATTATATGGACACAAAATTTGCAACGAGCACATAACATTTCTCATGATGTACGAGCAGGTACAATTTGGGTGAACTGCTGGTTTGTACGTGATTTAAGAGCACCTTTTGGCGGCTATAAAAAAAGCGGTGTAGGTCGTGAGGGTGGGCATCACAGCTTAGAATTCTTCACAGAAGCAAAAAATATTTGTATCGCCTTACAATAA
- a CDS encoding 2-hydroxymuconate tautomerase, which translates to MPLIQITMLEGRTPERKEKLIEEITKTVSTVLGAPLESIRIGINEIPDTNWGIAGKSVHRRKQEQEVTK; encoded by the coding sequence ATGCCACTTATTCAAATTACGATGCTTGAAGGTAGGACGCCAGAACGCAAAGAGAAATTAATCGAAGAAATTACGAAAACCGTATCAACTGTACTCGGAGCACCACTTGAATCAATTCGAATTGGGATTAATGAAATTCCTGATACAAATTGGGGAATCGCTGGGAAGTCTGTTCACCGCCGTAAACAAGAACAGGAGGTAACGAAGTGA
- a CDS encoding 2-keto-4-pentenoate hydratase, giving the protein MLKTDTVNQIAYTLFQAERDVYEVKKFVDEYPELTVEVAYDVQDQLIKLKCDQEKTVRIGMKLGLTSKAKQQMMGVHEPSYGVLLQNMELLAAEPISLKPLIHPKIEPEIAFVFAKDLEGPVVTVAEVLQATDYVTPAMEIIDSRYLNFNFTLPDVIADNSSSSKYIMSDKKYSIRDVDLVKMGCIFKQNDEIFGTSTAGSIMGHPARAIAWMANKMLARGQKVRAGDVVLSGALTGSAVMQAGDEFTVSFDGMDELRVTVEG; this is encoded by the coding sequence ATGTTAAAAACAGATACAGTAAACCAAATTGCGTATACATTGTTTCAAGCTGAACGTGATGTATATGAAGTGAAGAAATTTGTAGATGAATACCCAGAACTAACAGTAGAGGTTGCGTATGACGTGCAAGATCAACTAATTAAGTTGAAGTGTGATCAGGAAAAAACTGTGCGTATTGGCATGAAACTTGGTTTAACAAGTAAAGCGAAGCAGCAAATGATGGGTGTTCATGAACCGTCTTATGGGGTACTGCTACAAAATATGGAGTTACTAGCGGCTGAGCCAATTTCACTGAAACCGCTAATTCATCCAAAAATTGAGCCAGAAATTGCGTTTGTATTTGCAAAAGACTTAGAAGGACCAGTTGTAACCGTAGCCGAGGTTTTACAAGCAACTGATTACGTTACACCGGCGATGGAAATTATTGATAGCCGTTATTTAAACTTTAATTTCACACTACCTGATGTGATTGCAGATAATTCATCTTCGTCAAAATACATTATGAGTGATAAGAAGTATTCGATTCGTGACGTAGATTTAGTGAAGATGGGCTGTATTTTTAAACAAAATGACGAGATTTTTGGAACGAGCACAGCCGGTTCGATTATGGGTCACCCTGCACGTGCGATTGCTTGGATGGCCAATAAAATGCTAGCACGTGGCCAAAAAGTACGAGCTGGAGATGTCGTGCTGAGTGGTGCGTTGACGGGCTCAGCTGTGATGCAAGCAGGCGATGAATTTACCGTGAGCTTTGACGGTATGGATGAATTACGAGTAACAGTAGAAGGATAG